Proteins from a genomic interval of Bacillus mesophilus:
- a CDS encoding cytochrome d ubiquinol oxidase subunit II has translation MADVLIAITVLWGFVFIYAVMATMDFGAGFWSMVYINREKTKATNIANRYLSPTWEVTNTFIVALVIAVYSLFPAAAYTLGTILLIPGSMILLLLALRSAFLVFSNIATEYKKPLTYISGITGILIPGLLISVLPITHGDYLVYTNGVPSLSLEKLFTSPNEYAFIGFAITSSLFLSSLLLADYSKASREMEAYKVYLRDGMILGPISLIMAFLIMFTLRNEANWLYTRMMEDFHLLLISVGFFIIVGIGLYFPNPFKKGEKLRGMPRLSVIAVTIQYLIASYVYGKAHLPYIVYPEVTIQNSFTDPNSFRAVFITYIIGFAILFPGFIYFWSLFMNDKRYLRQKG, from the coding sequence ATGGCAGATGTGCTAATTGCAATTACAGTCCTTTGGGGATTTGTATTTATTTATGCAGTCATGGCAACCATGGACTTTGGGGCAGGATTTTGGTCAATGGTCTATATTAATAGAGAGAAAACAAAAGCTACCAATATCGCCAATCGATATTTATCACCAACATGGGAGGTAACAAACACCTTCATCGTAGCATTGGTCATAGCGGTCTATAGTCTTTTCCCAGCTGCAGCTTACACACTAGGAACGATTCTTTTAATTCCGGGCAGCATGATTTTATTGTTACTCGCATTACGAAGTGCTTTCTTGGTATTTTCAAATATTGCAACTGAATACAAAAAGCCATTAACCTATATTTCCGGTATAACCGGAATTCTTATTCCAGGATTATTAATTAGTGTACTCCCAATTACGCACGGTGATTATCTAGTGTACACAAATGGAGTGCCAAGCCTAAGTCTAGAGAAACTCTTTACCAGCCCAAATGAATATGCCTTTATAGGCTTCGCCATTACTAGCTCACTTTTTCTCTCCTCGCTTCTATTAGCTGATTATTCAAAAGCTTCGAGAGAGATGGAAGCTTATAAAGTATATTTAAGGGATGGCATGATTTTGGGCCCGATTTCCTTAATAATGGCTTTCCTAATCATGTTCACGTTAAGAAATGAGGCTAACTGGCTGTACACTCGAATGATGGAAGACTTTCACCTTCTCCTAATTTCTGTCGGATTTTTTATCATTGTTGGTATTGGACTCTACTTTCCGAATCCATTTAAAAAGGGAGAAAAACTTAGAGGTATGCCGAGGCTTTCTGTTATTGCTGTAACCATCCAGTATTTAATCGCTAGCTATGTATATGGTAAGGCTCATTTACCTTATATTGTTTACCCAGAAGTAACCATTCAAAATTCCTTTACAGATCCAAACTCCTTTAGAGCCGTTTTTATTACTTATATTATCGGATTCGCGATCCTGTTTCCTGGATTCATCTATTTCTGGAGTCTATTTATGAACGATAAGCGATATTTGAGGCAAAAAGGATAA
- a CDS encoding TRM11 family SAM-dependent methyltransferase, giving the protein MNKDNSQKYIYTYASRREEVSLCAMELRAFFGKEAKIDSHIVESTIKIDPSRSPFIRERIDVWYEGDSLESLREQVKNVPFSESTFKVMYIKDEKISDSEKTGLVERRRIEREIGMCIQGEPDLEKPENIYGVIVVEGRWIFGNYHKSEQVWLHHQQKPNDYSTALNTRVARAVANIAVPDPVGVKVIDPCCGIGTVVVEALSMGIDIVGSDVNPLVLPGARENIAHFGLACNIAKRDIREVTEQYDVVIIDMPYNLCSVISKEEQLEMLQSANRIADKLVVVTIEDIDSLIAEAGFQIEDRCELKKGKLVRQVIDCRKIIK; this is encoded by the coding sequence ATGAATAAAGATAATTCACAGAAATATATATACACATATGCATCACGAAGGGAAGAGGTTTCCCTATGTGCGATGGAGTTACGTGCATTTTTTGGAAAAGAAGCCAAGATTGACTCTCATATAGTGGAAAGTACGATTAAAATAGATCCAAGTCGAAGCCCTTTTATTAGGGAGCGAATTGATGTGTGGTATGAAGGAGATTCATTGGAGAGTCTTCGTGAGCAGGTGAAGAACGTCCCCTTTTCCGAATCCACTTTCAAGGTAATGTATATTAAAGATGAGAAAATTTCAGATTCTGAAAAAACAGGTCTTGTTGAACGTCGCAGGATCGAGCGAGAAATTGGAATGTGTATACAAGGTGAACCAGACTTGGAGAAGCCAGAGAATATTTATGGAGTGATAGTGGTAGAAGGTCGCTGGATCTTTGGTAACTATCATAAAAGTGAGCAGGTATGGTTACATCATCAACAAAAGCCAAATGACTATTCGACCGCACTGAATACACGTGTAGCAAGAGCTGTAGCCAATATTGCAGTTCCTGATCCAGTTGGAGTAAAAGTGATTGATCCTTGTTGCGGTATAGGGACAGTAGTGGTCGAAGCATTGTCGATGGGAATTGATATTGTAGGAAGTGATGTTAATCCGCTAGTTCTACCAGGAGCGAGGGAAAACATAGCTCATTTTGGCCTAGCGTGTAACATTGCAAAAAGGGACATCAGAGAAGTAACGGAGCAATACGATGTGGTAATCATAGATATGCCGTATAATTTATGTTCAGTTATTAGTAAGGAAGAGCAGCTAGAAATGCTGCAAAGTGCAAACCGAATCGCAGATAAACTGGTAGTCGTAACCATTGAAGATATTGATTCTTTAATAGCTGAGGCTGGCTTTCAGATAGAAGATCGTTGTGAGTTGAAAAAAGGAAAGCTAGTTAGACAGGTTATTGACTGCAGGAAGATTATAAAATAA
- a CDS encoding DUF4145 domain-containing protein, whose translation MGNSSLFEFVEQFSSELGELATRIEAQLFSQPQAVLIQARLYSEELVRLISKEEGIEEVYPLKAYERIHKLYRQSLIEEDLYMKLEWVRKKGNKAAHDVSESDVMDAIQVHKYLFEMSVWYMQVYVSYDFEAPVYALPTRAGLETEIPSHKIDEIIKPYLEQTLQKYDDMWTEVQEQLALLKADKENAQVTNNLKGLSPKQELKEAAISKERENINRYRIFTKSNFMLTNESLKAAEFEHKLTGEVIYLLRNKELSIMLNPNSIADSFKSEERERHSTALRRFPKKINKGQTPTSYGYLYKFQNEEELLDFLKALS comes from the coding sequence ATGGGGAATTCGTCTCTGTTTGAATTTGTTGAACAGTTTTCTAGTGAGTTAGGAGAGCTGGCTACTCGTATAGAAGCGCAGTTATTTAGTCAGCCACAGGCAGTTTTAATTCAGGCACGTTTATATAGTGAAGAGCTTGTAAGGCTTATTAGCAAAGAGGAGGGGATTGAAGAGGTATATCCCCTTAAAGCTTATGAACGAATTCATAAGTTATATCGACAAAGTTTAATTGAGGAAGATCTTTATATGAAGCTCGAATGGGTGAGAAAGAAAGGAAATAAGGCTGCCCATGATGTGAGTGAAAGTGATGTAATGGACGCTATTCAGGTACATAAATATTTATTCGAAATGAGCGTTTGGTATATGCAGGTTTATGTGAGTTATGATTTTGAAGCTCCTGTATACGCTCTTCCTACTAGAGCTGGTTTGGAAACAGAAATCCCTTCTCATAAGATAGATGAGATAATTAAACCGTATCTAGAACAAACCTTGCAAAAATATGATGATATGTGGACAGAAGTGCAGGAACAGCTAGCTTTATTAAAGGCAGATAAGGAGAATGCTCAAGTCACCAATAATCTAAAGGGTCTTTCTCCTAAACAAGAATTAAAAGAAGCAGCAATTAGCAAGGAAAGAGAAAATATAAATCGATATCGCATTTTTACAAAAAGCAACTTCATGCTTACTAACGAATCCTTAAAGGCTGCAGAATTTGAGCATAAGCTGACGGGAGAGGTCATTTACCTGTTACGCAATAAAGAACTTAGTATTATGCTGAATCCAAATAGTATTGCAGATTCTTTTAAAAGTGAAGAAAGAGAGCGTCATAGTACTGCCTTGAGACGTTTTCCTAAGAAAATTAATAAAGGTCAGACTCCTACAAGTTACGGTTATTTATATAAATTTCAAAACGAGGAAGAGCTACTTGATTTTTTAAAAGCTTTATCATAA
- a CDS encoding cold-shock protein has translation MQQGTVKWFNAEKGFGFIEVEGGEDVFVHFSAIQGEGFKSLDEGQKVSFDTEKGQRGLQATNVNKL, from the coding sequence ATGCAACAAGGTACAGTAAAATGGTTTAACGCAGAAAAAGGTTTCGGATTTATCGAAGTTGAAGGTGGAGAAGACGTATTCGTACATTTCTCAGCTATCCAAGGCGAAGGATTTAAATCTTTAGACGAAGGGCAAAAAGTTTCATTTGACACAGAAAAAGGTCAACGTGGACTTCAAGCTACTAACGTTAACAAATTATAA
- the htpG gene encoding molecular chaperone HtpG has protein sequence MAKKQFKAESKRLLEMMINSIYSQKEIFLRELISNASDAIDKIYYKALTDEKLSFNKEDYYIKVEADKNNRTLKLIDTGIGMTKEELEKNLGTIAKSGSLAFKKENESKDGHDIIGQFGVGFYSAFMVADVVTVISKALGSEEAYKWESKGTDGYTIETHEKSDVGTEIILQIKENTEDDSYDEYLEEYRLKAIIKKYSDFIRYPIKMDITSSKKAEGSDSEYTEYTEEQVINSMVPIWRKNKNELTDEDYANFYMEKHYGFDQPLKHIHISVDGAIRYNAILYIPENIPYDYYSKEFEKGLELYSNGVLIMEKCSELLPDYFSFVKGMVDSEDLSLNISREILQQDKQLKLIAKNIKNKIASNLQSLLKDEREKYELFYKSFGRQLKYGVYSDFGSNKDSLQNLLMFYSSKEKKLVTLDEYVTRMPEDQKYIYYASGESYERIERLPQTELVAEKGYEILYFTEDIDEFAIKMLMNYKEKEFKSVSSGDLGIEENDQQTDEEKNENKELFEAMKNSLSGKVKDVRASKRLRSHPVCLTTEGEVSIEMEKILSAMPNNENVKADKILEININHEVYQSLKDALDKDQEKLHLYTNLLYNQALLIEGLPIQDPVEFTNDICKIMV, from the coding sequence ATGGCAAAGAAGCAGTTTAAAGCAGAATCAAAACGATTATTAGAAATGATGATTAACTCAATCTATTCACAGAAGGAAATCTTTTTACGAGAGCTAATTTCTAATGCCAGTGATGCTATTGATAAAATCTACTATAAGGCACTAACAGACGAGAAGCTGAGCTTTAATAAAGAGGACTATTATATAAAAGTCGAGGCTGATAAGAATAATAGAACATTAAAGCTAATTGACACTGGTATTGGTATGACAAAGGAGGAGCTTGAGAAAAACCTAGGTACGATTGCAAAGAGTGGTTCTCTAGCTTTCAAAAAAGAAAATGAGTCCAAGGATGGCCATGATATTATTGGTCAATTTGGTGTTGGTTTTTATTCGGCGTTTATGGTGGCCGATGTTGTAACGGTTATAAGTAAGGCGTTAGGAAGTGAAGAGGCCTACAAGTGGGAGTCAAAGGGTACAGATGGCTATACGATTGAAACCCACGAAAAAAGTGATGTAGGAACCGAAATCATCTTGCAGATAAAGGAGAATACCGAGGATGATAGCTATGACGAGTATCTAGAAGAATACCGTCTAAAGGCAATTATTAAGAAGTATTCTGATTTCATTCGTTATCCAATTAAGATGGACATAACTAGTAGTAAAAAAGCCGAGGGTAGTGACTCTGAATATACGGAATACACAGAAGAGCAAGTGATTAACAGTATGGTTCCGATTTGGAGAAAAAACAAAAATGAACTAACTGATGAAGATTATGCAAACTTTTATATGGAAAAGCACTATGGTTTTGATCAGCCTTTAAAGCATATTCATATTAGTGTGGATGGGGCAATACGTTATAATGCGATTTTATATATCCCGGAAAATATTCCGTACGATTACTATTCTAAGGAATTTGAAAAGGGCTTAGAGCTGTATTCTAATGGAGTTTTAATCATGGAAAAATGTTCGGAACTGCTACCAGACTATTTTAGCTTTGTAAAAGGAATGGTAGATTCTGAGGACTTGTCCCTTAACATTTCAAGGGAAATTCTGCAGCAGGATAAACAATTAAAGCTGATTGCGAAAAATATTAAAAATAAAATCGCGAGTAATCTACAGAGCCTTTTAAAGGATGAACGCGAGAAATATGAATTGTTTTATAAGTCATTTGGACGACAGTTAAAATATGGAGTTTACAGTGATTTTGGAAGCAATAAAGATTCCTTGCAAAATCTGTTAATGTTCTACTCATCCAAAGAAAAGAAACTAGTTACGTTAGATGAGTATGTAACAAGAATGCCAGAGGACCAAAAGTATATCTACTATGCTTCTGGTGAATCGTATGAGCGAATTGAAAGACTTCCTCAAACAGAGTTGGTTGCAGAAAAGGGTTATGAGATTCTTTACTTCACAGAGGATATTGATGAGTTTGCCATCAAAATGCTGATGAACTATAAAGAGAAAGAATTCAAATCGGTATCAAGTGGAGATTTGGGAATCGAGGAAAATGATCAGCAAACCGATGAGGAAAAGAATGAAAATAAAGAGCTATTTGAAGCGATGAAAAATAGCTTATCTGGGAAAGTGAAGGATGTACGAGCTTCTAAGAGGTTGCGCTCTCACCCGGTTTGTTTAACAACTGAAGGAGAAGTCTCCATTGAAATGGAAAAAATCCTAAGTGCCATGCCAAACAATGAAAACGTAAAGGCTGATAAAATATTAGAAATTAATATCAATCACGAGGTTTACCAATCATTAAAGGATGCACTTGATAAGGATCAAGAAAAGTTACATTTATATACAAACCTACTCTACAATCAGGCTCTATTAATAGAAGGATTGCCGATTCAAGATCCAGTAGAGTTTACGAATGATATTTGCAAGATTATGGTGTAA
- a CDS encoding YxcD family protein, whose protein sequence is MAKLKISEQDIINALCVYTARKKQVKPEEVEVELFYDDDHGGFSAETHVGGRNQILITANIIEALRLWLEEYLNRDPFSGIKLELDDEEGIIAIIS, encoded by the coding sequence ATGGCAAAGCTAAAAATATCTGAACAGGATATCATCAATGCTCTTTGCGTCTACACTGCCCGCAAAAAGCAAGTAAAGCCAGAAGAAGTCGAAGTTGAACTTTTCTATGATGATGACCACGGTGGCTTCTCTGCAGAAACACACGTAGGCGGCCGCAATCAAATATTAATAACAGCAAACATCATTGAAGCCCTTCGTCTTTGGCTAGAAGAGTACCTTAACAGAGACCCATTCTCAGGTATCAAACTAGAGCTAGACGACGAAGAAGGTATCATTGCCATCATTTCATAG
- a CDS encoding metal-dependent hydrolase — MDTVTHTLFGAGIYQATKKEEMTKREKYALLFTSIVGSQIPDIDIVSQLWDQEGMYQMWHRGITHSILLAPIWALVIYWLVRVLFKVNHRHYFFIAMIAVAIHNSSDVLNAWGTGYFEPISDVRLTLGTIPIIDFVIWTIFLVSFLLKRFSRIRATTIFRYAWLAIVLHIALQTAQGMAILHDVKTQYEEVTLSADFIPWQYTVVGKNGNEVDLALGTLWSGIEVHTTLYSDEEADLEALFASKPEAETLTKWSPFVVVVNDDNQLGVFDPRFYINGESFLYIYIDK; from the coding sequence TTGGATACGGTAACACATACCCTGTTTGGGGCTGGAATTTACCAGGCAACGAAAAAAGAGGAAATGACCAAAAGGGAAAAGTATGCCCTGCTTTTTACATCTATAGTAGGTAGCCAGATACCTGATATCGATATTGTTTCCCAGCTATGGGATCAAGAAGGCATGTATCAAATGTGGCATAGAGGAATTACCCATTCGATTTTGTTAGCTCCCATTTGGGCACTAGTCATATATTGGTTAGTTAGAGTTTTGTTTAAGGTAAACCACCGTCATTATTTCTTTATTGCGATGATAGCGGTTGCTATACATAATAGTTCTGATGTACTCAATGCGTGGGGAACTGGTTATTTTGAGCCCATTTCTGATGTTAGATTAACTCTAGGTACGATCCCAATCATTGATTTCGTTATTTGGACGATTTTCTTGGTGTCTTTTTTATTGAAGCGCTTTTCTAGAATCCGAGCTACGACTATATTTCGCTATGCTTGGCTAGCTATTGTTTTACACATTGCGCTTCAGACTGCTCAAGGAATGGCGATCCTTCATGATGTTAAAACACAGTATGAGGAAGTGACCTTATCTGCCGATTTTATTCCTTGGCAATACACTGTGGTTGGTAAAAATGGAAATGAAGTAGATTTAGCTCTGGGCACATTATGGTCAGGAATAGAAGTGCATACTACCCTGTATTCAGACGAGGAAGCAGACTTAGAAGCATTATTTGCCAGTAAGCCAGAAGCGGAAACACTCACCAAATGGAGTCCGTTTGTAGTGGTTGTAAACGATGACAACCAACTGGGTGTATTTGATCCGAGGTTTTATATAAATGGAGAATCCTTTTTATATATTTATATTGATAAATAA
- a CDS encoding cytochrome ubiquinol oxidase subunit I has translation MDDLVIARSLFGTTMAFHIIFATIGVGLPLMILAAELLYQKTKDQDYAVMAKRWTKAFAVLLGVGIPTGTIAGVQLSLLWPGFLEVVARVMPLPFQIEIYAFFVEALFMSIYVYAAERIAPWMRIVSLTLVALGALASAVLITNVHAWQGTPAGFNYVDGQYVDIDPWAAFFNPSFFVTATHVGLSAYVVGAFVVASVASFKMLRNEYGSRVYKFHRKALRLSLIIGGIFAFLTATNGHESAQYLHKYQPEKLAAAEGLFETQSHAPLAIGGFTDRETQTVKWGIEIPWALSYLAGDSFDTVVIGLNDFPEELWPPLFVHTLFNVMVLIGTLLIMIPIAALVWRKFLKKDRYPKWFLGLLVTTGPLAIVAIESGWIVACSGRQPWVIYRILSTAAASTTATDLLPLFLLFIAVYVILGFAVVFVLLYYFRKNTVLDDLERASNPSKPLFSSNS, from the coding sequence ATGGATGATTTAGTAATAGCACGCTCCCTATTTGGTACCACAATGGCTTTTCACATTATTTTTGCCACTATTGGAGTAGGACTTCCGCTCATGATTTTAGCAGCAGAACTTCTCTATCAGAAAACAAAGGACCAGGATTATGCTGTCATGGCAAAACGCTGGACAAAGGCGTTTGCTGTTCTTCTTGGTGTTGGGATTCCAACGGGAACGATAGCTGGGGTTCAACTTTCATTATTATGGCCCGGATTTTTAGAAGTCGTCGCTCGTGTTATGCCGCTTCCGTTTCAAATTGAAATTTACGCATTTTTTGTGGAAGCCCTATTCATGTCCATTTATGTGTATGCGGCAGAACGTATTGCACCATGGATGAGAATTGTAAGCTTAACTCTCGTTGCACTTGGTGCACTGGCTTCTGCTGTACTCATTACCAACGTACATGCATGGCAGGGTACTCCCGCTGGGTTTAACTATGTAGACGGACAGTATGTTGATATTGATCCATGGGCAGCGTTTTTTAACCCAAGCTTTTTTGTAACAGCTACACATGTTGGACTATCAGCCTATGTAGTGGGGGCATTCGTTGTAGCATCTGTAGCATCTTTTAAAATGCTTCGGAACGAATATGGATCAAGAGTGTATAAGTTCCACAGAAAAGCATTAAGACTAAGTCTTATTATTGGAGGTATTTTTGCTTTTTTAACCGCAACAAACGGACACGAATCTGCTCAGTACCTACATAAATATCAACCAGAAAAACTAGCTGCTGCAGAGGGTTTATTTGAAACACAATCACATGCTCCACTAGCAATTGGCGGATTTACGGATCGGGAAACCCAAACTGTCAAATGGGGTATTGAAATTCCTTGGGCATTAAGTTATTTAGCCGGAGACAGCTTCGACACCGTTGTCATTGGTCTCAATGATTTCCCTGAAGAGCTTTGGCCACCTTTATTTGTTCATACTCTATTTAACGTAATGGTGTTAATTGGTACCTTACTCATTATGATTCCAATCGCTGCATTAGTATGGCGAAAGTTTTTGAAGAAGGACCGTTATCCCAAATGGTTTTTGGGTCTTTTAGTGACAACAGGTCCACTTGCTATTGTCGCCATAGAGTCTGGATGGATTGTTGCATGCTCTGGTCGTCAACCTTGGGTTATTTATCGAATTCTATCAACCGCTGCTGCCTCTACTACAGCAACAGATCTATTGCCCCTGTTCCTATTATTTATCGCTGTCTATGTTATTTTGGGCTTTGCAGTCGTTTTTGTTCTTTTATATTACTTTAGAAAGAATACTGTATTGGATGATCTTGAACGTGCTTCCAATCCGTCAAAACCATTATTTAGTTCAAACTCATAG
- a CDS encoding SMP-30/gluconolactonase/LRE family protein, whose translation MTVELIVDSQSELAEGPSWDEKDNKLYWVDIVGKKFYRYDPLTGINTAVQSDQLVGAIAPRNNGGVILALQNGFYFYDYEHQQYEKIHNPESHIEHNRFNDGKCDPAGRFWAGTMDGKGANGKGSLYVLHKDLKVEKKLENVTISNGMAWSPDYSKMYYIDTPTQQVVSFDYSLQTGHIDNPQVVITFPEGAGSPDGMTIDQDGMLWIAHWSGYGISRYNPTSGKQIEFISIPSANVTSCSFGGENLDQLYVTTARIGTSQEDLEKYPHAGGLFRLKMNIKGSKTFQFNG comes from the coding sequence ATGACTGTTGAATTAATAGTGGATAGCCAATCTGAGTTAGCAGAAGGACCAAGTTGGGATGAAAAGGACAATAAGTTATATTGGGTTGATATTGTGGGGAAGAAATTTTATCGGTATGATCCTCTAACGGGAATTAATACAGCAGTCCAAAGTGATCAACTAGTTGGAGCCATTGCGCCAAGAAATAACGGTGGTGTTATTTTAGCTCTTCAAAATGGTTTTTATTTTTATGATTATGAACATCAGCAATATGAAAAAATACATAACCCTGAAAGTCATATAGAACATAACAGGTTCAACGATGGAAAATGTGATCCTGCAGGTAGATTTTGGGCAGGAACGATGGATGGTAAAGGTGCTAATGGTAAAGGTTCACTTTATGTACTTCATAAAGACCTAAAGGTAGAGAAGAAATTGGAGAATGTAACAATATCTAATGGAATGGCATGGTCTCCTGACTACTCAAAGATGTATTATATTGATACGCCAACACAACAGGTTGTCAGTTTTGACTATAGTTTACAAACAGGCCATATTGATAACCCTCAAGTTGTGATTACTTTTCCAGAAGGAGCAGGATCTCCTGATGGGATGACAATCGATCAGGACGGAATGCTCTGGATTGCTCATTGGAGTGGCTATGGCATTTCAAGATATAATCCGACTAGCGGAAAACAAATTGAATTTATTTCAATTCCTTCAGCCAACGTGACGTCTTGTTCATTTGGAGGAGAGAACCTAGATCAACTGTATGTGACTACGGCAAGAATCGGTACTAGTCAAGAAGATCTGGAGAAGTACCCACATGCAGGTGGGCTATTTAGGTTGAAGATGAATATTAAGGGTAGTAAAACGTTTCAATTTAATGGGTGA
- a CDS encoding vWA domain-containing protein, translating into MNKNVTEIIFLLDRSGSMSGLESDTIGGFNSFIDRQCKLEGETFLTTVLFDDRYEVLWNGVSAKNRRLTEKEYSVRGTTALLDAVGKTILEVGQRLKNTSEECRPGKVIFVITTDGMENASTEFTYKKIKEMIQHQQQKYSWDFIFLGANIDAAEEAESLGIERSAAYNFEASTEGVEKMYEMISETVSEKRIGTRVPFPTDEAF; encoded by the coding sequence ATGAACAAAAACGTAACAGAGATTATTTTCCTACTTGATCGTAGCGGTTCCATGTCTGGACTTGAAAGTGACACAATTGGAGGATTCAATTCCTTTATAGACAGACAATGTAAGTTAGAAGGAGAGACCTTTCTAACAACCGTGCTCTTTGATGATCGATACGAGGTGTTATGGAATGGAGTTTCTGCAAAAAATAGGAGACTAACAGAAAAGGAGTATAGTGTAAGAGGCACCACTGCCCTTTTAGACGCAGTCGGTAAAACCATTTTAGAGGTAGGGCAAAGGCTAAAGAACACTAGTGAGGAATGTAGACCTGGAAAAGTGATTTTTGTTATCACGACAGATGGAATGGAGAATGCTAGCACTGAATTTACGTATAAGAAAATAAAAGAAATGATTCAGCATCAACAGCAGAAGTATAGCTGGGACTTTATATTCCTAGGTGCCAATATCGATGCCGCAGAAGAAGCCGAAAGTCTAGGAATCGAAAGAAGTGCAGCCTATAACTTCGAAGCCTCAACTGAAGGAGTAGAAAAAATGTATGAGATGATTTCCGAAACCGTCTCAGAGAAAAGAATCGGGACGAGGGTACCTTTTCCCACTGACGAAGCTTTCTAA
- the truA gene encoding tRNA pseudouridine(38-40) synthase TruA, protein MNNYKLTIQYDGGRYKGWQRLGDNDQTIQAKIENVLSEMVGTKIEIIGSGRTDAGVHALAQVANFKSSDSRSEAEIKKYLNHYLPQDISIVDVSLTHERFHSRYNAKAKTYLYKIWNEEYTNPFMRKFSMHVEEKLDVSMMKKAAKHFIGEHDFTAYSNAKSKKKSMVREIYSITIEENSGFLDIRINGNGFLYNMVRKIVGTLIEVGRGGIEANSIPEILQSKERVQTGGLAEPGGLYLESIDFE, encoded by the coding sequence ATGAATAACTATAAATTAACAATTCAGTACGATGGTGGCCGATATAAAGGTTGGCAAAGACTTGGTGATAACGACCAAACGATTCAAGCAAAAATCGAAAATGTTTTATCTGAAATGGTAGGTACAAAGATTGAAATCATCGGAAGTGGTAGAACCGATGCGGGTGTACATGCCCTAGCTCAAGTTGCTAACTTTAAGAGTAGTGATAGTAGATCGGAAGCTGAGATTAAAAAATATTTGAATCATTACTTGCCTCAGGATATAAGTATTGTGGATGTGTCGTTAACACATGAACGTTTTCATTCAAGATATAATGCGAAGGCGAAGACATACTTATATAAGATTTGGAACGAAGAATATACGAACCCGTTTATGAGAAAGTTCAGTATGCATGTTGAAGAAAAATTAGATGTATCTATGATGAAGAAAGCTGCTAAGCATTTTATTGGAGAACATGATTTTACGGCTTACTCCAATGCAAAGTCTAAGAAAAAGTCAATGGTAAGGGAAATCTATTCTATTACTATAGAAGAGAACAGTGGATTCCTAGATATCAGAATTAATGGAAATGGCTTTTTATATAATATGGTCAGAAAGATTGTCGGAACGTTAATTGAAGTAGGGCGTGGAGGAATAGAGGCAAATAGTATACCTGAAATACTTCAGTCCAAAGAACGAGTTCAAACCGGTGGTCTAGCAGAACCAGGTGGATTATATTTAGAGAGTATAGATTTTGAATAA